In a genomic window of Trichoderma atroviride chromosome 4, complete sequence:
- a CDS encoding uncharacterized protein (EggNog:ENOG41~TransMembrane:1 (o340-364i)), whose translation MAQQLRADEQAGPGSQRSVSMPNVLATSNAHQRRYNENTESWVEVASQPSSSSLSSIGDEIVTTGLRVRGSDSRDNRRRRAPAPARSVPRVQTTIPVTGTGSQDEYDESDSEEDHVLSSSTENMQPSPEEDMEDSDGESDGDADTALGQAHQPIFRPQPNAFSHPPSHQRSYSSNATMSPHPHREFTRPSFSQRSNTRVQRGPSFMSPSVREDNDAALRASLTTLLSCAAAARGLPKSKEETEAQMAAQTGVGPSSQPMELRFVPEKELEEESEKPRAAAATPVNKLGQSSPARSSSQTRSSSEKAKRGVSTGRNPRATKKKRTAAVTAVTEETFISPTLLTWVVSAGVVVLVSVVGFGAGYVIGREVGRQEGLAASVHSVNETASSGRDVLRSSGGGLRRFRWGDVGRSIVAQA comes from the exons ATGGCCCAGCAGCTTCGCGCTGATGAGCAGGCGGGCCCCGGCTCGCAGCGATCCGTCAGCATGCCAAACGTGCTCGCGACCTCGAATGCTCACCAGCGCCGCTACAACG AAAACACCGAGTCCTGGGTCGAGGTCGCGTCTcagccgtcgtcgtcgtcgctctCCAGCATCGGCGATGAGATCGTGACAACGGGGCTGCGCGTCAGGGGCTCTGACAGCCGTGATAACCGTCGCCGACGAGCGCCGGCACCCGCGAGATCGGTGCCGCGTGTGCAGACAACGATCCCCGTTACGGGGACAGGCAGCCAGGATGAATACGACGAGAGCGACAGCGAGGAAGATCACGTCCTCTCCAGCTCGACAGAGAATATGCAGCCGTCGCCGGAGGAGGACATGGAGGACTCTGACGGCGAGTCTGACGGAGACGCAGACACGGCGTTGGGACAAGCACACCAACCCATCTTCCGGCCACAGCCAAATGCCTTTTCGCATCCTCCGTCACACCAGCGAAGCTATTCGTCCAATGCGACCATGTCTCCGCATCCTCATAGGGAGTTTACCCGTCCGTCCTTTTCTCAGCGCTCGAATACAAGAGTGCAGCGTGGCCCCAGCTTCATGTCGCCATCGGTCCGGGAAGACAACGACGCAGCTCTCCGTGCGTCTTTGACCACTCTCCTGTCGTGCGCTGCGGCGGCTAGAGGTTTGCCCAAAAGCAAGGAGGAAACGGAGGCGCAGATGGCTGCACAAACCGGAGTTGGGCCCAGCAGTCAGCCTATGGAGCTCCGGTTCGTTCCAgaaaaggagctggaggaggagtCTGAGAAGCCCcgggcagcggcggcgaccCCAGTCAACAAGCTTGGACAGTCCTCTCCTGCTAGGTCAAGCTCGCAGACTCGTTCGTCTTCCGAAAAGGCCAAACGGGGTGTATCAACTGGCCGAAACCCTCGGGCGactaagaagaagaggacggcAGCTGTTACCGCCGTTACCGAGGAGACGTTTATTTCCCCAACCCTCCTCACTTGGGTCGTCAGTGCTGGTGTCGTCGTGCTCGTATCCGTAGTTGGCTTTGGAGCCGGGTACGTTATTGGGCGCGAGGTAGGGCGCCAGGAAGGCCTGGCTGCAAGTGTCCACAGCGTCAACGAGACTGCATCCTCTGGCCGCGATGTCCTTCGCTCATCGGGGGGTGGTTTAAGACGATTCAGATGGGGCGATGTCGGAAGAAGCATTGTCGCCCAAGCGTAA
- a CDS encoding uncharacterized protein (TransMembrane:2 (o21-42i54-71o)) yields the protein MGIIQDAAGHPLAQLYFQQSIGAQIAIGVAGVVALSVFVNVMQQLLFRNPTDPPLVFHWLPFIGSTVIYGMDPPKFFRDNREKYGDVFTFVLLGKKTTVAVGPTGNDFILNGKLKDVNAEDIYTVLTTPVFGRDVVYDCPNAKLMEQKKFMKIALTTEAFRSYVPIISHEVTSYFKRTAAFKGKSGTVDIPKKMAEITIFTASHALQGRLIRNKFDESLADLYHDLDMGFTSINFVLHWAPLPWNRKRDHAQRTIAKIYMDTIKERKALGDEDTELDIMKHLMTSVYKNGTAVPDHEIAHMMIALLMAGQHSSSSTSSWIMLRLAQNPKVVEDLYQEQINVLGADLPPLQYDDLAKLPLNQAIVKETLRLHAPIHSIMRAVKQPMPVPGTKYVIPTSHTLLAAPGVSGSDPSYFPNPFEWDPYRWLPGSANAPLIAARNEEEEEKIDYGYGIVSKGAASPYLPFGAGRHRCIGEQFANLQLQTIIVETVRMFKLSNVDGSDKIVGTDYASLFSRPLEPAEIQWERRD from the exons ATGGGCATCATCCAAGATGCCGCTGGCCATCCCTTGGCCCAGCTGTACTTTCAGCAAAGCATTGGCGCCCAGATCGCCATTGGCGTCGCGGGCGTTGTCGCGCTCTCCGTCTTCGTCAACgtcatgcagcagctcctctttAGGAATCCCACCGATCCGCCTCTTGTCTTCCACTGGTTGCCCTTCATTGGCAGCACCGTCATCTACGGCATGGACCCTCCCAAGTTCTTCCGCGACAATCGCGAAAAG TATGGCGATGTGTTCACCTTTGTTCTCCTCGGCAAGAAGACCACCGTGGCTGTTGGCCCTACTGGAAACGACTTTATCCTCAACGGAAAGCTCAAGGATGTCAACGCTGAGGACATCTACACCGTCCTGACCACCCCCGTCTTCGGACGCGATGTCGTCTACGACTGCCCCAACGCCAAGCTGatggagcagaagaag TTTATGAAAATTGCCCTTACCACCGAAGCGTTCCGATCCTACGTTCCCATCATCTCTCACGAGGTTACCTCCTACTTCAAGCGAACCGCTGCCTTCAAGGGCAAGTCTGGAACCGTCGACATTcccaagaagatggctgaGATTACAATCTTCACTGCTTCCCACGCTCTTCAGGGCAGACTCATCCGCAACAAGTTCGACGAGTCTCTGGCCGACCTGTACCACGACCTCGACATGGGCTTCACCTCCATCAACTTTGTGCTGCACTGGGCCCCTCTTCCCTGGAACCGCAAGCGTGACCACGCTCAGCGCACCATTGCCAAGATCTACATGGATACCATCAAGGAGCGAAAGGCCCTCGGCGATGAGGACACTGAACTCGACATTATGAAGCATCTCATGACGTCTGTGTACAAGAACGGTACCGCCGTCCCCGACCACGAGATTGCCCACATGATGATTGCTCTGCTCATGGCTGGCCAGCACTCGTCGTCATCCACCAGCTCTTGGATCATGCTCCGTCTTGCCCAGAACCCCAAGGTCGTCGAGGATCTGTACCAGGAACAAATCAACGTCTTGGGTGCCGACTTGCCTCCCCTGCAGTACGACGATCTGGCCAAGCTCCCTCTGAACCAGGCCATTGTCAAGGAAACTCTGCGTCTCCATGCCCCCATCCACTCCATCATGCGTGCCGTCAAGCAGCCCATGCCCGTTCCCGGTACCAAATACGTTATCCCCACTTCGCACACTCTTCTCGCGGCTCCCGGTGTCAGTGGCTCCGACCCCAGCTATTTCCCCAACCCCTTTGAGTGGGATCCCTACCGCTGGCTGCCTGGTTCTGCCAATGCTCCCCTCATTGCTGCCCGaaacgaagaggaagaggagaagatcGACTACGGCTACGGTATTGTCAGCAAGGGTGCCGCTTCACCTTATCTTCCCTTTGGTGCCGGTCGTCACCGATGCATTGGTGAGCAGTTTGCCAacctgcagctgcagaccATCATTGTCGAGACTGTCCGCATGTTCAAGCTGAGCAACGTGGACGGCAGCGACAAGATTGTCGGCACTGACTACGCCTCTCTGTTCTCTCGACCGCTGGAACCTGCCGAGATCCAGTGGGAGCGAAGAGACTAA
- a CDS encoding uncharacterized protein (EggNog:ENOG41), which translates to MADQHGPYVRLWGIRPSQLPSETASAQDLTPLLQSILTEALSFVSSVPPHSSESSSLSSSERSSPNNGNSTNGSWKAKGCRAFHHSAAPVHMFERVVSAEELRTIAKDQNQNLPQASGGGSKIKPETWSLRRSVHEEAKKAGTADWEEWVRCFKAGHADAEMKFTPTVMSHTLKRQWDCAGVEVTVGGDTYEDLTLKLEESVHKMPAPLNNRVFPVLQVTAAVRGRREFVVVQIAAVPETAGAEEARPDGALRGTYTAIERFREIDGQGNVEWVMGTVSDARGVLPAWIQKMAVPGQIAKDVDMFLEWIAGEREAK; encoded by the coding sequence ATGGCTGATCAGCACGGCCCCTATGTTCGGCTCTGGGGCATCCGGCCGTCACAGCTTCCCTCAGAGACCGCCTCAGCTCAAGATCTCACACCGTTGCTCCAATCAATATTGACAGAGGCACTTTCGTTTGTCAGCTCAGTGCCGCCGCACTCATCCGAGTCATCGTCATTATCATCATCAGAGAGATCCAGCCCCAACAATGGGAATAGCACCAATGGGTCCTGGAAGGCAAAGGGATGCAGGGCGTTTCACCACTCAGCAGCGCCGGTACACATGTTTGAGCGTGTCGTCTCAGCCGAAGAACTAAGGACGATAGCCAAGGACCAGAACCAGAACCTGCCCCAGGCAAGCGGTGGCGGCTCAAAGATCAAGCCGGAAACATGGAGTCTCAGGCGCAGCGTTCACGAGGAGGCGAAAAAGGCCGGCACCGCAGACTGGGAGGAATGGGTGCGGTGCTTCAAGGCGGGCCACGCGGACGCCGAGATGAAGTTTACGCCGACGGTCATGAGCCACACGCTGAAGCGGCAGTGGGACTGCGCCGGCGTCGAGGTCACGGTGGGAGGCGACACGTACGAAGACCTGAcgctgaagctggaggagTCGGTGCACAAGATGCCTGCGCCGCTCAACAACCGCGTGTTCCCCGTGCTGCAGGTCACGGCGGCCGTGCGAGGGCGGCGAGAGTTTGTCGTGGTGCAGATCGCAGCGGTGCCGGAAACTGCCGGCGCGGAGGAGGCCAGGCCGGACGGCGCCCTGAGAGGCACGTACACGGCCATTGAGCGCTTCAGGGAGATTGACGGCCAGGGCAACGTGGAATGGGTCATGGGGACGGTGTCTGATGCGCGGGGCGTGCTGCCGGCGTGGATCCAGAAGATGGCGGTGCCGGGGCAGATTGCAAAGGACGTGGACATGTTTCTGGAGTGGATTGCGGGCGAGCGAGAGGCCAAGTGA
- a CDS encoding uncharacterized protein (EggNog:ENOG41) — MARGRSVPARASPKESPPRSDNGYDNSKSITAAIIPSPSISPIPSNGSIITARPNSKLLRNADALARMTIELNVRAMATQTARLEKNLSVLMLRTKEDKEFRNTHDARVQSLVQEIQAVKQRMEEIQGPEWNSKSNNDLEQCKKDMHEIIGELKKEMKEEMSDLKGRVGNISSTLGKLPTVAEAEALISHTRVTRSALKRKMQAKPDAEKSRSVPTAKTIKQRIEDAISSTRRWNRDHKSTKLIDAAFIANYLKQQSKRDPQMAVYIQKAIQRHVYHSGRPRSKTRPRNLEQFCQTLVWEDVLDTVKDVLVDNRVQTAKALGK, encoded by the exons ATGGCCAGAGGTCGATCCGTCCCAGCAAGAGCATCTCCAAAAGAATCGCCCCCCAGATCCGATAATGGCTACGACAATAGCAAATCCATCACCGCAGCCATCATCCCATCCCCATCCATCTCGCCCATACCTTCAAAcggctccatcatcaccgcaAGACCCAATTCCAAACTCCTCCGCAACGCAGATGCTCTGGCGCGGATGACAATTGAGCTCAACGTCCGTGCCATGGCCACCCAGACAGCGCGGCTGGAAAAGAATCTGAGCGTCCTCATGCTGCGCACAAAGGAGGACAAGGAGTTTCGGAATACTCATGATGCGAGGGTGCAGAGCTTGGTGCAGGAGATTCAGGCGGTGAAGCAGCGCATGGAGGAAATTCAGGGGCCGGAATGGAACAGCAAAAGCAACAATGACCTAGAGCAGTGTAAAAAGGATATGCATGAAATCATCGgggagctgaagaaggaaatgaaagaggAAATGAGTGATTTGAAGGGCCGCGTTGGCAATATCTCTAGTACGCTGGGCAAGCTTCCCACAgtggcagaagcagaggcctTGATAAGTCACACTCGGGTGACACGCTCTGCATTGAAGCGCAAGATGCAAGCAAAACCAGATGCCGAGAAATCACGCTCAGTGCCAA cagcaaaaacCATCAAGCAACGTATCGAAGACGCCATCAGCTCAACCCGCCGTTGGAACCGCGATCACAAGAGCACAAAGCTCATAGACGCCGCCTTCATTGCCAACTATCTCAAGCAACAGTCGAAACGCGATCCCCAGATGGCAGTGTATATCCAAAAGGCCATCCAGCGGCACGTCTATCATAGCGGCCGGCCCAGATCCAAGACCCGGCCGAGGAATCTTGAGCAGTTTTGCCAGACATTGGTGTGGGAGGACGTTCTTGATACGGTAAAAGATGTTTTGGTTGATAATAGAGTTCAGACTGCCAAGGCTCTTGGTAAGTGA
- a CDS encoding uncharacterized protein (BUSCO:EOG092D26V2) has product MSAPSPGRDGFSTPAPPPKPRLKLNVSRSSSFINEVGVANGATPTSANAPLVTPGEGPRKLKLKISSSQPPTPAGGPAGPAIKDGILKGATKEKEAKKDKEKDSGLPPVITTKAGRQAKPSQKLIESKKRSLSDDEDEAPLRGSTTGTGHGPPAATKIKIRPIVKVGAGGGGATKVRAGSKAGLTQLVLKPRGRPPVHPPGDGYDSEASDNEVDPAIEEQFVLRMMPGEHADYVRWCLENGKIGLPKSAGGADIHIKFFEEDTRRGFIVVKGQCYATVLVDLPTITESMKTWDRKSLMKSADICQMLLVYQAVKNEEEARHAPLPSVIDSSFKWPHGLTPPMHDCVNRRFAKTISRKEIEDKEAEVERLLAEDAKCASTKWEWVDERDGAEEDGEEDAEGEMDDTLGYFDQSHLSMGVEEDNDFDLEADLEAAFADELFAETPATAMDTQTPAALVGTPATTAALQQSIEASESDEDDDDDDDDDDDDDDLDEDARAQRDEEQGVKDIINDLKKQLAARVADFERTQNKILRTRLENQIKQLKSEIELKQSSIGIEADD; this is encoded by the coding sequence ATGTCGGCGCCTAGCCCCGGGCGCGATGGCTTCTCCACGCCTGCaccgcctccaaagccgcgGCTCAAGCTCAACGTGAGCCGTTCTTCCTCCTTCATCAACGAGGTCGGAGTGGCAAATGGAGCAACGCCCACATCTGCAAACGCGCCGCTGGTCACTCCTGGCGAAGGCCCGCGCAAGCTGAAGCTCAAAATCAGCTCCTCACAGCCGCCGACACCAGCCGGGGGACCAGCCGGACCAGCAATCAAGGACGGAATACTAAAGGGCGCgaccaaggaaaaggaagccaagaaggacaaggaaaaggataGTGGATTGCCGCCCGTGATAACGACAAAAGCGGGCCGACAGGCGAAACCGAGTCAGAAGCTCATCGAAAGCAAGAAGCGCTCGCTtagcgacgacgaagacgaggcgcCGCTGCGTGGATCGACGACTGGGACGGGTCATGGTCCGCCCGCTGCAACAAAGATCAAGATCAGGCCCATCGTCAAGGTCGGGGCTGGTGGAGGTGGCGCAACAAAGGTCAGGGCGGGATCCAAGGCTGGGCTTACTCAATTGGTGCTCAAGCCTCGTGGCCGTCCGCCTGTACACCCTCCTGGAGATGGCTATGATTCCGAAGCCAGCGACAACGAGGTGGATCCGGCCATTGAAGAGCAGTTTGTCCTGCGCATGATGCCCGGGGAGCATGCCGATTATGTTCGCTGGTGCTTGGAAAACGGCAAGATTGGGCTGCCCAAGTCGGCGGGAGGGGCCGATATTCACATCAAAttctttgaagaagacaCTCGACGTGGCTTCATCGTGGTCAAAGGCCAATGCTATGCGACTGTCTTGGTTGACCTGCCTACCATTACCGAATCAATGAAGACGTGGGATCGCAAGTCATTGATGAAGTCGGCGGACATCTGCCAGATGCTGCTAGTCTACCAAGCCGTTAAGAACGAGGAGGAAGCAAGACATGCGCCTCTGCCAAGTGTCATCGACTCAAGCTTTAAATGGCCGCACGGCCTGACGCCGCCAATGCACGACTGCGTGAATCGACGATTTGCCAAGACCATTAGCCGGAAAGAGATTGAAGACAAGGAAGCAGAAGTCGAACGGCTACTTGCTGAGGATGCCAAATGTGCCTCGACGAAATGGGAGTGGGTCGATGAGCGGGACGGCGCCGAGGAAGAcggagaggaagatgctgaagGCGAGATGGACGACACCTTGGGCTACTTTGACCAGTCACACCTGTCAATGGGTGTTGAAGAGGACAACGACTTTGATCTTGAAGCCGACCTGGAGGCAGCGTTTGCTGATGAACTCTTTGCTGAGACTCCTGCCACTGCCATGGATACTCAAACACCTGCTGCGCTGGTTGGTACTCCTGCCACGACGGCAGCCCTCCAGCAGAGCATCGAGGCAAGCGAATctgacgaggacgacgatgatgacgatgacgatgatgacgacgatgacgatcttgatgaagatgctcgCGCCCAACGTGACGAAGAACAAGGCGTCAAAGACATCATCAACGATCTTAAGAAGCAGCTCGCTGCTCGTGTGGCCGACTTTGAAAGAACGCAGAACAAGATTCTCAGAACCCGTCTGGAGAACCAgatcaagcagctcaagtcTGAAATTGAGCTTAAACAGTCTTCTATTGGCATTGAGGCGGATGATTAA
- a CDS encoding uncharacterized protein (EggNog:ENOG41~TransMembrane:1 (i85-103o)), with protein sequence MVPPLDLSSTQPKVMIAPPRLNLRRNASYNNSDKAPLSSTSARFNFNHLLFSPPPSPSLPVLVPRPRKNSHAKALIARPSRILRYMLYFATLSTTFFLARLAFRNKESIIAKWPHFTTDDFEMISQDAIPDFPTPVVVSHSHSQSKWTVSIPHHHDFPLSIEEYAGMGSKCREVSAHTRELRGKAPLSDEDKLNYDAVDEYFVDVYEAELNGLLPPVAHGNKAQKTGNFVGVDWESMAGLPVCQSSVTYVLESSDAGLGTAVMGMWMLYGLAKQDGRAFFVDDSRWAYGKYTDIFQAPPVPDCRPPPRHRMLPCPAQARHLVVTGTTLNDVFPALMAKYHRAAGTDNNLRDLMGLARTGYQALFRLNSDDQEYARSRIEDLRKQAMAKDMATPHMPIVGLHVRRGDSHPIEYQYHNTYVPSEVFLGKAQELVDAYYSSAKGWPTSTNQSITLIASDDPDVYKQPEYADALYAQARIRLSSKEATKREDVNPHVLHRFKDETLGWEGGFFAPMFWNLGLDRKHNGYANGASMGRIEPPSEQTIQLRSYMGRAYMLDLAVLAGASDRIVCTVSSMGCKMLGVMMGWEHGIEAGGWTNVDGSYPWAWMN encoded by the coding sequence ATGGTTCCTCCGCTGGATCTCTCATCGACCCAGCCCAAGGTCATGATTGCGCCTCCAAGGCTCAACCTGCGACGCAATGCTTCGTATAACAATTCTGACAAGGCACCTCTTTCCTCGACATCGGCTCGATTCAACTTCAATcaccttcttttctctcctcctccttcgcCCAGTCTGCCTGTGTTAGTGCCACGGCCAAGGAAGAATTCGCACGCAAAGGCCCTGATCGCTCGACCAAGCCGAATCTTGCGGTATATGCTTTATTTTGCTACTCTCTCGACGACGTTTTTCCTTGCTCGTCTTGCTTTCCGAAACAAAGAGTCCATCATAGCGAAATGGCCCCATTTTACAACCGACGACTTCGAAATGATTAGCCAGGATGCCATACCTGATTTCCCAACTCCCGTCGTtgtcagccacagccactCTCAGTCCAAATGGACCGTTTCTATTCCGCACCATCATGACTTCCCTCTAAGCATTGAGGAATATGCCGGAATGGGAAGCAAATGCCGAGAGGTCTCGGCCCACACAAGAGAGCTCCGAGGCAAAGCTCCCCTGTCTGACGAAGACAAGCTGAATTATGACGCTGTGGATGAGTACTTTGTTGACGTGTATGAGGCGGAGCTGAATGGGCTTCTCCCCCCAGTTGCCCACGGGAACAAGGCCCAAAAGACTGGCAACTTTGTGGGCGTGGACTGGGAATCCATGGCTGGCCTGCCTGTTTGCCAGTCCTCAGTCACCTATGTGCTGGAAAGCTCGGATGCTGGGCTGGGTACTGCAGTCATGGGCATGTGGATGCTTTACGGCCTGGCCAAGCAAGACGGCCGGGCCTTTTTCGTCGATGACTCTCGTTGGGCCTATGGCAAATACACCGACATCTTCCAAGCACCGCCAGTGCCTGATTGTCGGCCACCTCCCCGACACCGGATGCTCCCTTGTCCGGCACAAGCGAGACATCTTGTTGTCACTGGCACAACGCTCAACGACGTTTTCCCGGCTCTGATGGCTAAATACCATCGAGCAGCCGGGACTGATAATAATCTGCGAGATCTCATGGGGCTTGCAAGAACCGGCTACCAGGCACTCTTCAGGCTCAACAGCGACGATCAGGAGTACGCTCGCAGTCGCATAGAGGACCTGAGGAAACaggccatggcaaaggaTATGGCCACTCCACACATGCCCATCGTTGGGTTACACGTTCGACGTGGCGATTCGCACCCTATCGAATATCAATATCACAATACCTATGTTCCGTCTGAAGTTTTCCTCGGCAAGGCTCAGGAGCTGGTAGACGCGTACTACAGCTCTGCCAAGGGCTGGCCAACGTCCACGAATCAATCCATCACCCTTATTGCCTCTGACGACCCTGATGTCTATAAGCAGCCCGAATACGCTGACGCTTTATATGCTCAGGCGCGCATCCGCTTGTCGTCCAAGGAGGCCACCAAGCGAGAAGATGTTAACCCACACGTACTTCACCGTTTCAAGGATGAAACCTTGGGATGGGAAGGCGGGTTTTTTGCCCCCATGTTTTGGAATCTCGGCCTTGACCGGAAGCATAACGGCTATGCCAACGGAGCGTCCATGGGGCGGATAGAACCGCCTTCTGAACAGACGATTCAACTGCGCAGCTACATGGGCAGAGCGTATATGCTGGACCTGGCAGTTTTGGCGGGGGCAAGTGATAGGATAGTATGCACCGTCAGCTCGATGGGCTGCAAGATGCTGGGCGTGATGATGGGATGGGAGCATGGCATTGAGGCTGGCGGTTGGACCAATGTCGATGGCAGTTATCCATGGGCTTGGATGAATTGA